AAGCAGTTTACTTTTGAAAACGGACGTTGCGAGAGGGAAAACCTTTCTTCAGAAAGGTTTTCCCCCGAGAACTTCTTTCAAAGACAACTTGCCCTCTTGCGTTCCCCCGAGCCCCCTCCAGTGGGGAAAGGCTTCAGCTCTTGAGCACGAAGGGATTGAAGTCGGTGTCGCGGTCGTAAACATCTTCACGCTCGGCCCGCTTGAGGAAGCCGACGAAGGCGTAGGTCAGCGGGGTGAAGAGCACCTCCACGGCCACCTTGAAGACATAATTGGAAATGATGACGGCCCACAGCAATTCCGCCGGCAGCACGCCCCAGAAGGCGATGACGCAGAACAACGCCGTATCCACGCCCTCCCCGGCCACGGTGGAGCCAATGGTGCGCACCCACAGTTGCCGGCCCGAGGACCAGATCTTCATGCGAGCCATGAGGTAGGCGTTGATGAACCCGCCGGCGAAATAGGCAATGAAGCTGGCGATGACGATGCGCGGCGCCTGGCCCAGGATGGTCTCGAAGGCGGCCTGATGGCCCCAGTCCGAGGCGGCCGGCAGCATGCCCACCACGGTGAGCAGGCCCGACAGCAGGAACAGGGAGAAGAACCCGGTCCAGATGACACGGCGGCTGCGGGCATAGCCGTACACTTCGGTGAGCACGTCGCCAAAGATGTAGGTCAGGGGAAACAGCAGGGTGCCGCCGTCAAACGTAAAAGGCCCCAGGACCACGATCTTGGTGGAGGCCACGTTGGAGATGAGCAGCAGGGCCACAAACAGCCCGGTGATGATGTCCAAGTACTGGTACTGCCTGGAAGCGGTCATGGCATTGATTCTCTGCGGGAAAAAATGAAAAAGAAATGCATGCCACGCCGCGCGCCGCCCCGTCAAGCGCCAGCGCCGCACATCGTCGCAACACATCACGTCTGCTTCTTTTTTTACAGTATCATATCCTGTCGTCACTATAAAAAGTCTTTGGGGAGGGGATTCGGGGGAACCCCTTTCTCCAGAAAGGGGTTCCCCCGATAACTCTTCTCAAAAACACACTCCCCTACCGCGTCGCGCCGGGGAGCAGGTTGGTGAACTGCCAGGGCTGGACCTGATGCCCCACGGAGGCTTCGAACTCATCTTCGGCCCACTGTTCGATGGTCAGAAACTGTTCGCCGTCCTCGCGTACGTAGTGCCACTGCAGGAAGGGCTTGGGCGAGGCGATGCCGTCTTTGTAGAAGTGGCCGCCGGCCATGTCTTCCAGATGAAAGCGCCGGCCCTCGCGCTCCAGGCTGTCTGGCGGGTCGCCCGTGTCGCGGATGCTGGCGCGGATGCGGTCGCACTGGGGCTTGCCCAGGGAGGCAAAGGGAATGGTCTGGGAGAGGGACCAGTATGGCTCGTCGTCCTCTTCCAGCTCCAGCCAGCGGGTGCCGGCGGTGGAATCCAGCTGCCATTCGCGGGTCTGGAAGTCCTTGAAGTCGTACCGGTTGACGGCCACGACCTGCCAGGTGGCGAGGTCATGATCCAGCATGTCGCCGGGCATGAGATCCGCGAGGGTCAGATCCGTGCGCGTCGGGGCCGAGGAGGCGTCTCCACCCATGCCGACGGTCTTGAGGAGGCGTGAAAACAGGCTCATGGCGATCCGCGTTGTTGAAGGATGCCGTTGGGATGGGCGCGGGGGAGCACCGTTCCGAAGAAGGGCGTTCCCCCGGGAACCCTTGAAGACAGCCTACGCCGGGGGCAGTTCCTTGACGGACGCCGCCGTGAGGATGCCCATCTTGCGCTTCAGGTCGTCCAGGCTCTGCACCACGGTGGGGTTGGTGCCGGCCAGGGCGGCATTGATCTCGTCGTCCACGCTTTTATCCACCTGGGCCATGTCGCCATAGGCCTGGGCCAGGGCTTCGTCCTGCTCCACCTTGTTTTTCATCTTTTCCAGCATGGCGATGGTGCCGGAGGTATCGATGCGGGAGAGCTGCTGGTTGATTTTTTTGGTGGCCTGGGCGGTGGTGGCCCGGGCCTTGAGGGTGCGCAGGTCGTTTTCGTAGGTCTGCACCGAGGCTTTGATCTTGTTGACGTTGGCCTGCAACTGGGCGGCCATCTGCTCATGGCGGGAGGCTTCCTGGGCCAGACGCAGGGCATCTGCGGCGCTGCTTTCCTTTTCCTGCAGGGCCTGGGCGGCCAGCCGTTCGGCCTCTGCCTGGGAAAGCGTCCCGGCCTGCATGCGCTGCAGCAGCAGGATGGCCTTTTTCTCGTAATCCGCAGCACGCAGGGCGGCGTTGTCTGCATCGCGGCGGGTGCGCAGGGCCAGGGCCTTGACCTCGGCCAGGCTCTGCATGGCCTGCTGCAGGTCCTGCCGGAGGTCGCGGATGCCTTGTTCGGTCATTTTGATGGGGTCTTCCAGCGAGTCCAGCACGGCGTGGGCTTCAGACTGGCCGACCTTGAAGAGACGACGGAAAATGGACATGAAAAACGCTCCTTGCAAACGCAATCGAGTCGCGGTCAGGCCTTGGCAAACGCCAGGAGTTCCGTGGAAAATTCCGCCAGGGCCAGGGACAGGGCGTGCACGCTGGCTTCCAGCTCGTTGCGGTCCAGGGTGGCCAGCTGCAACGTGTCGCGGAACAGCAGGGTCTTGGCGTCTGCCGTCAGGCAGAAGGCGCCGTGCAGCAGCTCGCGATTCATCTGCAGCAGGCGGATGCAGCAGGCGGCATCGCAGCGTTGCAACGGCATGATGACCTGCTCGATGACCAGAATGTCATCCTCGCAATCCACAATCATCTGCTTGATGCCATCTTCTTCCTTGTCCACGACAACGAGTTGTTCGGCGGAGTCTTCCTCCGCAATCACCATCCCCATGTCCAGGAGATACTCCTTGACCATGCGGAATGCGTTTACCGAAGGCTGCACTGGCTGCGTATGGGGCATGCGCTGCTCCTGATTGCTTGCGATTGAACACGACGATGCGGCCACACTACCGCATCGGCGCGCATTAGGGCAAGTTCTCTTTAAAAGGAGTTCTCGGGGGAAAGCCTTTCTGAAGAAAGGTTCTTNCCTTTTGCAAAAGGTTTCCCCGCTCGTCATGTCCTTTTTCAAGGGTAACATGCTCTACGGAAGGGCAACGGGCAACGCCATGAAAAAAGTGGACCCTGCGCCTTCCTCGCTTTCCACCCACAGCCGTCCCCCCATGAGGGCCGCCAGTTTGTGGGAGATAGCCAGCCCCAGGCCCGCGCCGCCGTATTTCTTGGTCATCACGTTTTCGGCCAGGGAAAAGGCCT
This sequence is a window from Megalodesulfovibrio gigas DSM 1382 = ATCC 19364. Protein-coding genes within it:
- a CDS encoding YbjN domain-containing protein gives rise to the protein MPHTQPVQPSVNAFRMVKEYLLDMGMVIAEEDSAEQLVVVDKEEDGIKQMIVDCEDDILVIEQVIMPLQRCDAACCIRLLQMNRELLHGAFCLTADAKTLLFRDTLQLATLDRNELEASVHALSLALAEFSTELLAFAKA
- a CDS encoding queuosine precursor transporter, producing MTASRQYQYLDIITGLFVALLLISNVASTKIVVLGPFTFDGGTLLFPLTYIFGDVLTEVYGYARSRRVIWTGFFSLFLLSGLLTVVGMLPAASDWGHQAAFETILGQAPRIVIASFIAYFAGGFINAYLMARMKIWSSGRQLWVRTIGSTVAGEGVDTALFCVIAFWGVLPAELLWAVIISNYVFKVAVEVLFTPLTYAFVGFLKRAEREDVYDRDTDFNPFVLKS
- a CDS encoding PspA/IM30 family protein, with the protein product MSIFRRLFKVGQSEAHAVLDSLEDPIKMTEQGIRDLRQDLQQAMQSLAEVKALALRTRRDADNAALRAADYEKKAILLLQRMQAGTLSQAEAERLAAQALQEKESSAADALRLAQEASRHEQMAAQLQANVNKIKASVQTYENDLRTLKARATTAQATKKINQQLSRIDTSGTIAMLEKMKNKVEQDEALAQAYGDMAQVDKSVDDEINAALAGTNPTVVQSLDDLKRKMGILTAASVKELPPA
- a CDS encoding DUF4178 domain-containing protein, with the protein product MSLFSRLLKTVGMGGDASSAPTRTDLTLADLMPGDMLDHDLATWQVVAVNRYDFKDFQTREWQLDSTAGTRWLELEEDDEPYWSLSQTIPFASLGKPQCDRIRASIRDTGDPPDSLEREGRRFHLEDMAGGHFYKDGIASPKPFLQWHYVREDGEQFLTIEQWAEDEFEASVGHQVQPWQFTNLLPGATR